A section of the Ciceribacter thiooxidans genome encodes:
- a CDS encoding TetR/AcrR family transcriptional regulator, whose amino-acid sequence MAPKEEGLPSGKGPAATRAARKPRRPAAETREDILNKAEELFRTKGFTNVAMADVAAALGMSPANVFKHFHSKAHLVDAISVRHLEAMIERLARPDDHKAPPERLLLFVERLMESHLRDLQKSPHIFEMIVFSAGQELPCAEQYREMLIDDIAQIIDAGIESGVYHVKDSRKTAEVAAMALACVLHPVLIAKEKADILATRCREVVALIDTALQNPLAK is encoded by the coding sequence ATCGCGCCGAAAGAGGAAGGGCTCCCGTCGGGCAAAGGACCGGCTGCCACGCGCGCCGCGCGCAAGCCACGGCGCCCGGCGGCCGAGACGCGCGAGGACATCCTCAACAAGGCCGAGGAACTGTTCCGCACCAAAGGCTTCACGAATGTCGCGATGGCGGATGTCGCCGCAGCACTCGGAATGTCGCCGGCAAACGTGTTCAAGCACTTCCATTCGAAGGCGCATCTCGTCGACGCCATTTCGGTCCGCCACCTCGAGGCGATGATCGAGCGGCTCGCCCGGCCCGACGACCACAAGGCGCCGCCCGAGCGCCTCCTCCTCTTCGTCGAACGGTTGATGGAAAGCCACCTGCGGGATCTGCAGAAGAGTCCGCACATCTTCGAGATGATTGTCTTTTCCGCCGGCCAGGAACTGCCCTGCGCCGAGCAGTACCGCGAGATGCTGATCGACGACATTGCCCAGATCATCGATGCGGGCATCGAAAGCGGCGTCTACCACGTGAAGGACAGCCGCAAGACCGCCGAAGTTGCGGCCATGGCACTGGCCTGCGTCCTCCACCCGGTATTGATCGCAAAGGAGAAGGCCGACATATTGGCAACACGTTGCCGTGAAGTTGTGGCTCTGATCGATACCGCACTGCAAAATCCGCTTGCAAAGTGA
- a CDS encoding aldehyde dehydrogenase, translating into MFEARLMIGNVDEDAAGGATFLRRNPVSGDVASVAAAASTVDAGRAANAAAAAFPRWSETGPGERRALLERAADILMARADDFVAAMTAETGATCSWCDFNLSLGVEIIRDAASMTTAVTGAVLPSAVAGRLSLAVRQPAGVCLAIAPWNAPVTLGFRAIAMPLACGNTVVFKTSELCPQTHWLIGDVMREAGFPPGVVNIVSNDPADAAVIVEALIAHPAVRRVNFTGSTRIGRLVGQVAARHLKPCLLELGGKAPLVVLDDADLERAAEAAAFGAFFNQGQICMATERIIVLDAVAEEFLALFVERARDLKAGDPSRPGIPLGSMIGIEAVKRVRALVEDAVSKGARLLVGGTSHDSFMDATVLDGVTPAMRLYGDESFGPVAIVIRAADVDEAITIANDSQYGLSAAVFGRDVGRAMDVARRIESGICHINGATVSDEPQAPFGGVKASGHGRFGGVQAVEAFTELRWITVNGGRETYPI; encoded by the coding sequence ATGTTCGAAGCCAGGCTGATGATCGGGAACGTCGACGAGGATGCCGCAGGCGGAGCGACCTTCCTCCGGCGCAATCCGGTGAGCGGCGATGTCGCGAGCGTCGCTGCTGCGGCGTCGACGGTTGATGCCGGGCGGGCCGCGAATGCCGCGGCGGCCGCCTTTCCACGCTGGTCGGAGACCGGACCCGGCGAGCGCCGGGCGTTGCTCGAACGTGCAGCCGACATATTGATGGCGCGGGCAGACGATTTCGTTGCCGCAATGACGGCGGAAACCGGCGCCACCTGCAGCTGGTGCGACTTCAATCTCTCGCTCGGCGTCGAGATCATCCGCGACGCCGCCTCGATGACCACGGCCGTAACCGGGGCGGTTTTGCCGTCGGCCGTCGCCGGCCGGTTGTCGCTCGCCGTCCGGCAGCCGGCCGGCGTCTGCCTTGCGATTGCGCCCTGGAACGCGCCGGTGACGCTCGGCTTCCGGGCGATCGCCATGCCGCTCGCCTGCGGCAACACCGTGGTGTTCAAGACATCCGAACTCTGTCCGCAAACGCATTGGCTGATCGGTGACGTCATGCGCGAGGCCGGATTTCCGCCGGGCGTGGTCAACATCGTCAGCAACGATCCGGCCGACGCGGCGGTGATCGTCGAGGCGCTGATCGCCCACCCCGCCGTTCGCCGTGTCAACTTCACGGGGTCCACTCGGATCGGCCGCTTGGTGGGGCAAGTCGCGGCACGGCACCTGAAACCCTGTCTTCTCGAGCTCGGGGGTAAGGCGCCCCTGGTGGTACTGGATGATGCCGACCTCGAGCGCGCCGCGGAGGCCGCAGCCTTCGGTGCCTTCTTCAACCAGGGGCAGATCTGCATGGCGACCGAGCGCATCATCGTGCTCGATGCGGTCGCCGAGGAATTCCTTGCGCTCTTCGTCGAGCGGGCGAGAGACCTGAAGGCCGGGGATCCGTCGCGGCCGGGTATCCCGCTCGGCTCGATGATCGGTATCGAGGCGGTGAAGCGGGTTCGTGCGCTGGTGGAGGATGCTGTCTCGAAAGGCGCGCGTCTTCTCGTCGGCGGAACGAGCCACGACAGTTTCATGGACGCCACCGTGCTTGATGGCGTGACGCCGGCGATGCGCCTCTACGGCGACGAGAGCTTCGGGCCGGTCGCCATCGTCATCCGCGCCGCGGATGTCGACGAAGCGATCACCATTGCGAACGACAGCCAGTACGGGCTTTCCGCTGCCGTTTTTGGGCGGGATGTCGGACGGGCAATGGATGTCGCGCGACGGATCGAGTCCGGCATCTGCCATATCAACGGTGCGACCGTGTCCGACGAACCGCAGGCACCCTTCGGCGGTGTGAAGGCGAGCGGTCACGGTCGCTTCGGCGGCGTGCAGGCGGTCGAGGCTTTCACCGAGCTGCGTTGGATCACCGTCAATGGCGGGCGCGAAACCTATCCCATCTGA
- a CDS encoding efflux RND transporter periplasmic adaptor subunit produces MSRRFLLPSLFLLVTAALTGCNDSGEQKAGPGAGAERPPSPVSVVIMKKAEQPLTTVLPGRADAFQTAAIRPRVSGVIKEIAFREGSEVKQGDLLYKIEDDTYRAEVAQAKASLAKAEASVPSAEANLARYERLVGSGATQIEFENAKVTLLQAQADVAQAKAALNAAEINLDLTEIEAPFEGVTSASAFSIGNVVTANQADTLMTLRRLDPIYIELTESSANLLRLREAIEAGRVSQEGGTIADIRLTLEDGTQYPLVGKLDMSEMAVSETTGTFSIRALFDNPDKLILPGMYVRATVVVGKESGYLIPQRAATRNARGEVTAKFVNAQSIVETRTFAHSQVSGNNWLVSEGISDGDKLIVDGFQWIGDGAPVQPVEATVDEQGLVVEKNPAPAGAPAAKP; encoded by the coding sequence ATGTCCAGACGTTTTCTGCTGCCTTCTCTTTTCCTGCTCGTCACCGCGGCGCTTACAGGCTGCAATGACTCCGGCGAACAAAAGGCCGGGCCGGGTGCGGGTGCCGAGCGGCCGCCGTCGCCGGTCAGCGTCGTCATCATGAAGAAGGCCGAACAGCCGCTGACGACCGTCCTGCCGGGCCGCGCCGACGCCTTCCAGACAGCCGCGATCCGTCCGCGCGTGAGCGGCGTCATCAAGGAAATCGCCTTCCGGGAAGGCAGCGAGGTCAAGCAGGGCGATCTTCTCTACAAGATTGAAGACGATACCTACCGTGCCGAAGTCGCGCAGGCGAAGGCGAGCCTTGCCAAGGCCGAGGCGAGCGTTCCGAGCGCCGAAGCGAACCTCGCCCGCTATGAGCGGCTGGTCGGAAGCGGCGCAACCCAGATCGAATTCGAAAACGCCAAGGTGACGCTTCTTCAGGCCCAGGCCGACGTCGCCCAGGCGAAGGCCGCCCTCAACGCCGCCGAAATCAACCTCGACCTTACCGAGATCGAGGCGCCGTTCGAAGGCGTGACGAGCGCCTCCGCATTCTCGATCGGCAACGTGGTAACCGCCAACCAGGCGGACACGCTGATGACCCTTCGCCGGCTGGACCCGATCTATATCGAACTCACCGAATCGAGCGCCAACCTGCTGAGGCTGCGTGAAGCGATCGAGGCAGGCCGGGTGAGCCAGGAAGGCGGCACGATCGCCGACATCCGGCTGACGCTCGAAGACGGCACGCAGTATCCGCTGGTCGGCAAGCTCGACATGTCGGAAATGGCCGTTAGCGAAACCACCGGCACGTTCTCGATCCGCGCACTCTTCGACAATCCCGACAAGCTTATCCTGCCCGGCATGTATGTCCGCGCAACGGTGGTCGTCGGCAAGGAGAGCGGTTATCTCATTCCCCAGCGTGCCGCGACCCGCAATGCCCGCGGCGAAGTGACGGCAAAGTTCGTCAACGCCCAAAGCATCGTCGAGACGCGAACCTTTGCCCATAGCCAGGTTTCCGGCAACAACTGGCTGGTTTCGGAAGGAATAAGCGACGGTGACAAGCTGATCGTCGACGGCTTCCAGTGGATCGGTGACGGCGCACCCGTCCAACCGGTCGAGGCGACCGTCGACGAACAGGGACTTGTCGTCGAAAAGAACCCGGCGCCTGCCGGCGCTCCGGCGGCCAAGCCATGA
- a CDS encoding phosphoribosylaminoimidazolesuccinocarboxamide synthase — protein sequence MRILSEAYFPELPNYYRGKVRENYDLPDGRRIIISTDRLSAFDRILTCVPYKGQVLTQTARYWFEQTKDICPNHVLDYPDPNVVVGKKLDILPVEIVVRGYLAGTTGTSILTLYKAGQREMYGIRLPDGMRDNQVLPQAIITPTSKAFDGGHDEPLTPEQIVSTGLLTQKQWDTLSDYALALFARGQKLAAERGLILVDTKYEFGTDKDGTIILADEIHTPDSSRYWIAASYPEHFEKGERPASFDKDFVRSWVAERCDPYKDEIPEIPAKLVEDTSAVYIKAYEAITGETFVPDDSGETPLARVRANLGRYFPRS from the coding sequence TTGCGCATTCTCTCCGAAGCCTACTTCCCCGAACTGCCGAACTACTATCGTGGCAAGGTTCGTGAAAACTATGATCTTCCGGATGGCCGGCGCATCATCATTTCCACCGATCGGTTGAGCGCCTTCGACCGCATTCTCACCTGCGTTCCCTACAAGGGACAGGTGCTGACGCAGACGGCCCGTTACTGGTTTGAGCAGACGAAGGATATCTGTCCGAACCACGTGCTGGATTACCCCGACCCGAACGTCGTCGTCGGCAAGAAGCTCGACATCCTTCCGGTCGAGATCGTCGTGCGGGGATACCTCGCGGGAACGACGGGCACCTCCATCCTGACGCTCTACAAGGCCGGTCAGCGGGAGATGTACGGAATCCGGCTGCCGGACGGCATGCGCGACAACCAGGTCCTGCCGCAGGCGATCATCACCCCGACGAGCAAGGCTTTCGACGGCGGCCATGACGAGCCGCTGACGCCGGAGCAGATCGTCTCGACCGGGCTTTTGACGCAGAAGCAGTGGGACACGCTTTCGGATTACGCGCTGGCGCTTTTCGCCCGCGGGCAGAAGCTCGCTGCCGAACGGGGGCTCATCCTCGTCGACACCAAGTACGAGTTCGGCACAGACAAGGACGGCACCATCATCCTCGCCGACGAGATCCACACGCCGGACAGCAGCCGCTACTGGATTGCCGCGAGCTATCCCGAGCATTTCGAAAAGGGCGAACGTCCGGCGAGCTTCGACAAGGACTTCGTCCGGTCATGGGTCGCCGAACGCTGCGATCCCTACAAGGACGAAATTCCGGAGATTCCGGCGAAACTGGTCGAGGACACCTCCGCGGTTTATATAAAGGCGTATGAGGCAATCACCGGCGAAACGTTCGTTCCGGACGACAGCGGAGAAACACCGCTGGCAAGGGTCCGCGCAAATCTCGGTCGCTACTTTCCACGGAGCTGA
- a CDS encoding helix-turn-helix transcriptional regulator: MTDRHTIHRKLRCNPLLPALARRSMRLPAPPYEHFAHLLVLSTGLWRLRSPARDDLVIGPAVAILPPDNDLSLLVEAGSAGHLLGLADAHLAETVDDHPEGHGLRLLLSQEIIRQDIERAEIEALAPLLRGLSEELEREHPSVMASNAFLQLLLLRIWRLTGADDLPFARPAKTGDILQRFRHLVESHFEEQRPIRFYAEQLGITADRLHSLCSKALGRTPIELVHERTIREAKIKLERSPRTIHGIAESLGFRDPTYFSHFFKRKTGLSPAAYRRSIVASDGRMAQEEPATYADWP; the protein is encoded by the coding sequence ATGACCGACAGACACACCATTCACCGCAAACTGCGCTGTAATCCGCTTCTCCCGGCCCTGGCACGACGGTCGATGCGCCTCCCCGCGCCGCCTTACGAGCACTTCGCACATCTCCTCGTTCTTTCGACTGGGTTATGGCGATTGCGTTCACCGGCGCGCGATGATCTCGTCATCGGTCCCGCCGTGGCAATCCTGCCGCCAGACAACGATCTTTCCCTGCTCGTCGAGGCGGGCAGCGCCGGCCATCTTCTCGGTCTTGCGGACGCGCATCTGGCAGAGACTGTTGACGATCATCCTGAAGGCCACGGCCTCCGGCTTCTGCTGTCGCAGGAGATCATTCGGCAAGACATCGAACGCGCGGAAATCGAGGCTCTCGCTCCGCTGCTCCGGGGTCTTTCCGAGGAACTCGAGCGGGAGCACCCATCCGTGATGGCGTCCAACGCCTTTCTGCAGCTTCTTCTGCTGAGGATCTGGCGCCTCACCGGCGCTGATGACCTCCCGTTCGCCAGACCTGCGAAGACAGGCGACATTCTCCAGCGCTTTCGCCATCTCGTCGAAAGTCACTTCGAGGAACAGCGACCGATCCGATTCTACGCCGAACAGCTCGGCATCACTGCAGATCGACTGCATTCGCTCTGCAGCAAGGCTCTCGGCAGGACACCGATCGAGCTCGTCCACGAACGCACGATCCGCGAAGCAAAGATCAAGCTCGAACGCTCTCCGCGAACCATCCACGGAATCGCAGAAAGCCTCGGCTTCCGCGATCCGACCTACTTCAGTCACTTTTTCAAGCGAAAAACCGGCCTGTCTCCCGCCGCGTACCGGCGGAGCATTGTCGCAAGCGACGGCAGGATGGCACAGGAAGAACCGGCAACCTATGCCGACTGGCCATGA
- a CDS encoding efflux RND transporter permease subunit encodes MAKFFIRRPVFAWVIAIIIMLGGALAISTLSIAQYPEIAPTTVRIEAHYSGASAETVEKSVTSIIEDGMTGLDDLTYMTSTSSTGSSSVSLTFGNEIDPDIAQVQVQNKLQLVQSQLPDVVQTAGISVTRSTSSILLVGALVSTDGSRSSVDLGDIFSTQIEDQIKRLEGVGSINIFGSGYAMRIWLDPFKLNKFQLTPSDVTTAIKAQNTQVSVGALGGEPAVKGQQLTVTVTAQSQLRTVSDFESIILKVETDGATVRLSDVARIEIGQESYGTDTRANRKPATGFAVNLATGANAIDTAARVKTALAGIGPSLPQGVEITYPYDTTPFVELSIEKVVHTLIEAIILVFFVLLIFLQNLRATFIPMIAVPVVLLGTFGILALTGYSINTLTMFAMVLAIGLLVDDAIVVVENVERIMSEEGLSPLEATEKSMGEITGAIVGIALVLTAVFIPMAFFGGSTGIIYRQFSITIVSAMLLSALVAIVLTPALCATILKPIDHTKKGRGPSAWFNRNFDRTNRGYVATIGYLLKRPLRVIVAFAVVIAGCAWLFTRLPSSFLPQEDQGVLMTIIQLPNGATTERTLEVIKKVENHFIDNEKDAIQDVFAVSGFSFTGSGQNYGIVFAKMKDFSLRTDPQLAAAAVVQRAMGYFFTLRDAQVFPLQPPAIQGLGNSSGFSMYLVDSGKNGTDALTAASKQLLQLGNSNPAISSLRSNSTDAESQMKILLDQEKMGAMGLDIATVNSMLSTIFAGSDVNDFTLNNELKPVYVQGDAPYRMQVDDIDHWYARNGKGEMVPFSAFSNVEWVSGAPKLARFNGVSAISLDGAGGAGVSSGTAMDTMEQLTSQLGGGYTVAWQGISYQERLSGSQAPMLYALSILIVFLCLAALYESWSIPFSVIMAVPVGVLGALTAAHFLGQSNDVYFKVGLLTTIGLAAKNAILIVEFARERQAHGVSLIDATLEAARLRLRPIIMTSLAFILGVVPLAVATGAGSAAQNSIGIGVLGGMLAATGLGIFFVPSFFVIVRRLVIRAKGQEALS; translated from the coding sequence ATGGCCAAGTTCTTCATCCGTCGCCCGGTCTTTGCTTGGGTGATCGCGATCATCATCATGCTCGGCGGTGCGTTGGCGATTTCGACTCTCTCGATCGCGCAGTATCCCGAGATCGCCCCGACGACGGTGCGTATCGAGGCCCATTACAGCGGCGCGAGCGCGGAGACCGTCGAGAAGTCGGTGACCTCGATCATCGAGGACGGCATGACCGGTCTCGACGACCTTACCTACATGACCTCGACCTCGAGCACCGGCTCCTCCTCGGTCTCGCTGACCTTCGGCAACGAGATCGATCCGGACATCGCGCAGGTGCAGGTACAGAACAAGCTGCAGCTCGTGCAGTCGCAGCTTCCCGACGTGGTGCAGACCGCCGGCATCTCGGTCACCCGCTCGACGTCTAGCATCCTGCTCGTCGGCGCGTTGGTTTCGACGGACGGCAGCCGCAGCTCCGTCGATCTCGGCGACATCTTCTCGACCCAGATCGAAGACCAGATCAAGCGCCTCGAAGGCGTCGGCAGCATCAACATCTTCGGCTCCGGCTATGCGATGCGGATCTGGCTCGATCCGTTCAAGCTCAACAAGTTCCAGCTGACCCCGAGCGATGTGACGACGGCGATCAAGGCGCAGAACACCCAGGTTTCGGTGGGTGCCCTTGGTGGCGAGCCGGCCGTCAAGGGTCAGCAGCTGACCGTCACCGTCACGGCGCAGAGCCAGCTTCGCACGGTCTCCGACTTCGAATCGATTATCCTCAAGGTGGAGACGGATGGTGCGACCGTTCGTCTGAGCGATGTCGCCCGCATCGAAATCGGACAGGAGTCCTACGGCACCGACACCCGCGCCAACCGCAAACCGGCAACCGGCTTTGCCGTGAACCTTGCGACCGGCGCGAATGCGATCGACACGGCCGCCCGTGTAAAGACCGCGCTCGCCGGGATCGGTCCCTCGCTCCCGCAGGGAGTCGAGATCACCTATCCTTATGACACAACTCCCTTCGTGGAACTCTCGATCGAGAAGGTGGTCCACACGCTGATCGAAGCGATCATCCTCGTCTTCTTCGTCCTGCTGATCTTCCTGCAGAACCTGCGTGCGACCTTCATCCCGATGATCGCCGTTCCCGTCGTGCTGCTCGGCACCTTTGGTATCCTGGCTCTGACCGGCTACTCGATCAATACACTGACAATGTTTGCCATGGTGCTGGCGATCGGCCTTCTGGTGGACGACGCGATCGTCGTTGTGGAGAACGTCGAACGCATCATGTCGGAGGAAGGACTCTCACCGCTTGAAGCGACGGAAAAGTCGATGGGCGAAATCACCGGCGCGATCGTCGGCATCGCCCTCGTCCTCACAGCCGTGTTCATTCCGATGGCATTCTTCGGCGGCTCGACCGGGATCATCTACCGGCAGTTCTCCATCACCATCGTCTCGGCAATGCTGCTTTCCGCCCTCGTCGCCATCGTGCTGACGCCGGCGCTCTGCGCCACCATCCTGAAGCCGATCGACCACACCAAGAAGGGCCGCGGCCCTTCCGCCTGGTTCAACCGGAACTTCGACCGCACCAATCGTGGCTATGTCGCGACCATCGGCTACCTGCTGAAGCGCCCGCTGCGTGTCATCGTGGCCTTCGCGGTCGTCATCGCCGGCTGCGCCTGGCTGTTCACCCGCCTGCCCTCCTCCTTCCTGCCGCAGGAAGACCAGGGCGTCCTGATGACCATCATCCAGCTCCCGAACGGCGCGACGACCGAGCGTACGCTGGAAGTGATCAAGAAGGTCGAGAACCACTTCATAGACAATGAGAAGGATGCGATCCAGGACGTCTTCGCCGTCTCGGGCTTCTCCTTCACCGGGTCGGGGCAGAACTACGGCATCGTGTTCGCCAAGATGAAGGATTTCAGCCTGCGCACAGATCCGCAGCTCGCGGCTGCCGCGGTCGTGCAGCGCGCGATGGGCTATTTCTTCACCCTGCGCGACGCCCAGGTCTTCCCGCTGCAGCCGCCGGCAATCCAGGGCCTCGGCAACTCCTCCGGCTTCTCCATGTATCTCGTCGACAGCGGCAAGAACGGAACGGACGCACTGACCGCTGCGTCGAAGCAGCTCCTGCAGCTTGGAAACAGCAATCCGGCGATCAGTTCGCTGCGCTCGAACAGCACCGACGCCGAAAGCCAGATGAAGATCCTGCTGGACCAGGAGAAGATGGGTGCGATGGGCCTCGACATTGCCACGGTCAACTCCATGCTCTCAACCATCTTCGCCGGCAGCGACGTCAACGATTTCACCCTTAACAATGAGCTGAAGCCGGTCTACGTCCAGGGCGATGCTCCGTACCGCATGCAGGTCGACGACATCGATCACTGGTATGCCCGCAACGGCAAGGGCGAGATGGTACCCTTCTCCGCCTTCAGCAATGTCGAGTGGGTGAGCGGTGCTCCGAAGCTCGCGCGCTTTAACGGCGTGAGTGCCATTTCGCTCGACGGTGCCGGCGGTGCCGGCGTCAGCTCCGGCACGGCGATGGACACGATGGAACAGCTTACGTCGCAACTCGGCGGTGGCTACACCGTCGCGTGGCAGGGTATATCGTACCAGGAACGGCTTTCCGGATCGCAGGCACCGATGCTCTATGCTCTGTCGATCCTCATCGTCTTCTTGTGCCTTGCTGCGCTCTACGAGAGCTGGTCGATTCCCTTCTCGGTCATCATGGCCGTGCCGGTCGGCGTCCTCGGTGCACTGACGGCCGCCCACTTCCTGGGACAGTCCAACGACGTCTACTTCAAGGTGGGACTGCTGACGACCATCGGCCTCGCCGCGAAGAACGCGATCCTGATCGTCGAGTTTGCCAGAGAACGGCAAGCACACGGTGTGTCGCTCATCGACGCCACGCTGGAAGCAGCCCGACTGCGTCTTCGCCCGATCATCATGACCTCGCTTGCCTTCATCCTCGGCGTCGTACCGCTGGCGGTCGCGACCGGCGCCGGATCCGCCGCCCAGAACTCGATCGGGATCGGGGTTCTCGGAGGCATGCTCGCGGCGACTGGGCTCGGCATCTTCTTCGTGCCGTCTTTCTTCGTCATCGTCCGCCGGCTCGTCATCCGTGCAAAAGGACAAGAGGCCCTGTCATGA
- a CDS encoding efflux transporter outer membrane subunit gives MKSIRVAAPLAMLFLAGCVSGPEHTPPETPLPQKFGEGSTKSAGDVTMAPWWTAFNDRRLDGLVQQGLSQNLDILQAMERITAAEANVVVAGSGALPNLTGSADETVSRTKGTDDYASRTTDTTSATSGGLNISWLLDLFGQYRRAKESAQASVDAAYASADVARLAFLSDLVTSYINARYYQERLAIARKNIASRRETLDLTKLQLEAGAASRLDVVQAEGLVNSTLSELPGYETNFRKAAHHMATLLGLPASALVSDLQKGAPQPVARRSVNAGVPADLIRNRPDIRQAERNLAAAVAQIGVAEAQLYPTITLGGTINPSLLSTKSLSGSLTSWSFGPSLTLPILDGGRLRANVDIANSSAREQYLAWKATVLNAVEEVENALAAVNRDSRTVNALSATVRSYEEALSLSTASYKDGASSLLDVLDAQRSVATAQANLAQAVQQMAADYVALNVAIGGGYAFDKPVKVAAKK, from the coding sequence ATGAAATCCATTCGCGTAGCCGCGCCACTTGCCATGCTTTTCCTCGCCGGATGCGTTTCCGGCCCCGAGCATACGCCACCTGAAACACCGTTGCCGCAGAAGTTCGGCGAAGGCAGCACCAAGAGCGCCGGTGACGTCACCATGGCGCCGTGGTGGACCGCCTTCAACGACCGCCGCCTCGACGGCCTCGTCCAGCAGGGGCTCTCGCAGAACCTGGATATCCTGCAGGCAATGGAACGTATCACGGCGGCCGAAGCGAACGTCGTCGTCGCCGGTTCCGGCGCCCTGCCGAACCTCACCGGCTCCGCTGACGAAACGGTGAGCCGCACGAAGGGTACGGACGATTACGCCAGCCGCACCACCGACACGACGTCGGCGACGAGCGGCGGGCTCAACATCTCTTGGCTTCTCGACCTCTTCGGCCAGTACAGACGCGCCAAGGAGAGCGCGCAGGCCTCCGTGGATGCGGCCTACGCCAGCGCCGACGTGGCAAGGCTCGCCTTCCTCTCGGACCTCGTCACCTCCTACATCAACGCCCGCTACTACCAGGAACGACTGGCGATCGCCCGCAAGAACATCGCCTCGCGCCGGGAAACGCTGGACCTCACCAAGCTGCAGCTCGAGGCCGGGGCCGCCTCGCGCCTCGATGTCGTCCAGGCAGAAGGCTTGGTCAACTCCACACTGTCCGAGCTGCCGGGCTACGAAACCAACTTCCGCAAGGCGGCACACCACATGGCGACGCTGCTCGGATTGCCGGCTTCGGCACTCGTTTCCGATCTGCAGAAAGGCGCACCGCAGCCCGTCGCCCGTCGCAGCGTGAATGCCGGCGTTCCGGCCGACCTGATCCGCAATCGACCAGATATCCGTCAGGCGGAACGCAATCTCGCGGCGGCCGTCGCCCAGATCGGCGTTGCGGAGGCCCAGCTCTACCCGACGATTACACTCGGCGGCACGATCAACCCGTCGCTCCTCTCGACCAAGTCGCTGAGCGGCAGCCTCACCTCCTGGAGCTTCGGCCCGAGCCTCACGCTGCCGATCCTCGACGGCGGGCGCCTGCGGGCCAATGTCGACATCGCCAATTCCAGCGCACGTGAACAGTACCTCGCCTGGAAGGCGACGGTGCTGAACGCCGTCGAGGAGGTCGAGAATGCGCTCGCCGCCGTCAACCGCGACAGCAGAACGGTGAATGCGCTGAGCGCAACCGTCCGCTCGTACGAGGAAGCCCTGTCGCTTTCGACGGCGAGCTACAAGGACGGCGCCTCGTCGCTGCTCGACGTTCTTGACGCACAGCGTTCGGTCGCGACCGCCCAGGCAAACCTCGCCCAGGCGGTGCAGCAGATGGCAGCCGACTACGTCGCGCTCAACGTCGCCATCGGCGGCGGCTACGCCTTCGACAAGCCGGTTAAGGTTGCGGCCAAGAAGTAA
- a CDS encoding energy-coupling factor ABC transporter permease encodes MHIEVGIIDPVRIALANAAALSVVASQLPAVVRNPLVVPKALVSAVVFSALMQAWHLPVGPSELHLIGATTIYMLFGFAPAMLGFALGLVLQAFLFEPGDIPHLGVNALSLMVPMIAVHYSFGRRLFDARLRDRFNLGKVLRIDAVYYAGVSAMVGFWLMISNDAVAFSDWATWVAAYFPVFLVEAFITFTAVSVIKGFRANELVSRMTEVDRLTFA; translated from the coding sequence ATGCATATTGAAGTTGGAATTATCGATCCGGTTCGTATCGCCCTTGCGAACGCAGCCGCCCTCAGCGTCGTCGCATCCCAGCTGCCGGCCGTCGTGCGCAACCCGCTGGTCGTGCCGAAGGCCCTCGTTTCGGCCGTGGTGTTTTCCGCCCTGATGCAGGCCTGGCACCTGCCGGTCGGTCCGTCCGAACTGCACCTGATCGGCGCGACCACCATCTACATGCTCTTCGGTTTCGCGCCGGCCATGCTCGGCTTCGCGCTCGGCCTCGTCCTGCAGGCTTTCCTGTTCGAACCGGGCGACATCCCGCATCTCGGCGTCAACGCGCTCTCCCTGATGGTACCGATGATCGCAGTCCATTACAGCTTCGGCCGCCGGCTCTTCGACGCCCGGCTCCGGGACCGTTTCAACCTCGGCAAGGTGCTGCGCATCGACGCCGTCTATTACGCGGGCGTCTCGGCGATGGTCGGCTTCTGGCTGATGATCTCCAACGACGCGGTCGCCTTCAGCGACTGGGCTACCTGGGTCGCCGCGTATTTCCCGGTCTTCCTGGTCGAAGCCTTCATCACCTTCACCGCTGTGTCGGTGATCAAGGGCTTCCGCGCCAACGAACTGGTCTCGCGCATGACAGAGGTCGATCGCCTGACCTTCGCCTGA